One part of the Salmo salar chromosome ssa28, Ssal_v3.1, whole genome shotgun sequence genome encodes these proteins:
- the LOC106589556 gene encoding hemoglobin subunit beta-2: MVEWTDEERAAISNIFSKLDYDEIGQKSLSRCLIVYPWTQRYFGGFGNLYNAEAIMNNPLIAKHGTTVLRGLDRALKNMDDIKNTYAELSVLHSEKLHVDPDNFKLLSDCLTIVIAGKMGNAFTPEYQASFQKFLSVVVSALGRQYH; encoded by the exons ATGGTTGAGTGGACAGACGAAGAGCGCGCGGCCATCTCCAACATCTTCTCCAAACTAGACTATGACGAAATTGGCCAAAAGTCCCTGTCAAG GTGTCTGATCGTGTACCCCTGGACCCAGAGGTATTTCGGGGGCTTCGGCAACCTGTACAACGCAGAGGCCATCATGAACAACCCTCTGATTGCTAAGCACGGCACCACGGTGCTGCGCGGTCTGGACAGAGCTCTGAAGAACATGGACGACATCAAGAACACATACGCCGAGCTGAGCGTTCTGCACTCTGAGAAACTGCACGTGGATCCCGACAACTTTAAG CTGTtgtctgactgtctgaccatCGTCATCGCTGGGAAGATGGGCAACGCATTCACACCCGAATATCAGGCATCCTTCCAGAAGTTCTTGTCAGTGGTGGTGTCTGCTCTGGGCAGGCAGTACCACTAG
- the LOC106589557 gene encoding hemoglobin subunit alpha-2, whose protein sequence is MSLSAKEKVIVKDFFAKVSSRSDEIGAEALARLIVVYPQTKSYFAHWKDLSPNGDPVRKHGITVMGGLYEAVSKIDDLTVGLLTLSELHAFVLRVDPVNFKILSHCIMVVLSMLFAEEFTPQIHVAVDKFLALVALALAEKYR, encoded by the exons ATGAGCCTGTCAGCTAAGGAAAAAGTCATCGTCAAGGACTTCTTTGCGAAAGTCTCCAGCAGGTCCGACGAGATCGGCGCCGAGGCTCTCGCGAG GTTGATCGTGGTGTACCCCCAGACCAAGTCTTACTTCGCCCACTGGAAGGACCTGAGCCCCAACGGCGATCCCGTTAGGAAGCACGGCATCACGGTCATGGGTGGCTTGTACGAGGCGGTGAGCAAGATCGATGACCTGACCGTTGGTCTTCTGACCCTGAGCGAGCTGCACGCCTTCGTGCTTAGAGTTGACCCCGTCAACTTCAAG ATTCTGTCCCACTGCATCATGGTGGTCTTGTCCATGCTGTTCGCCGAGGAGTTCACCCCTCAGATCCATGTTGCCGTGGACAAGTTCCTCGCCCTGGTGGCCCTGGCTCTGGCCGAGAAGTACCGCTAA